The genomic window GTACGGAGACATCGGTTACAAGattcagagggagagagaggagccgTGCAAGAGCCTGGCACGCCAGCCACAAGTAGGCTATGAGACACTTGAACAGTCACACCCTGCATGTTCCCAGGTTCTCAGTGTAACCTAAACAGCACTGGAATCTCACatcataacattttaaagatgtttttaatgaATTCAGACAGCATCAACCAAAATATAAACGTGTTGTTAATTTTACTCAGGACATGATAAGAGCAGTATTGTTTTGTTGCATTCTTACAAGTTCCTGCATCAAACAGTTGAAAATATGAGAATAGCTTTAATTGCCTGTCTCTCATTTTATCCTCACATGATTTTATCCTCTGTAATGCAATTGACACAAAAACTATTGCCTACATGAGATAGAAGTGGGACATAGCAGGCTAAAGAAAAGGTGTGATTTATCTCTAGTGCACTCAGAAGGGACAGCTTTATGCTTTCTTTAAGAAAGGGCCactaaaactgtattttttcatCTATAATTTCAGATCTTCTGCCCTAATGATTATGGGTTTGATTTTCAGTTGTCTGCAGAGGCTCGGTGTAAGCTGGTCAGCTGGCTCATCCCTGTGCACAAACATTTCCGTCTGTCCTTTGAGTGCTGCTGTCTGGCTGTGAACATCATGGACCGGTTTCTGGTATCCACACCGGTAGCTGCTGACTGTTTCCAGCTCCTGGGGGTCACTGCCCTCCTCCTGGCCAGTAAACAGGTGGGCACATGCTTCAGGATAAGATCATTTATATCTTTGTATTACACCAGTTTAACTCACTATCTCTTAAGGTGGAGGTGGGTTCACCCCGGATAAGCCATCTCCTGTCTTTCTGCTGTGACGCCTTCACTAAAGAGCAGCTCTGTAACCTGGAGTGTCTCATCCTCCTGCGTCTCAACTTCCGCCTCTCTGCACCCACCCTGGCCTTTTTCCTTGACTATTACACCAACTGCATCAAGGCTGCCCAGCTTTCCTGTGCAGCTGGTGACAGGTTTGAAAAAATGACTCCAGACACAAAGAAACCTGGGCTGTGCAGCAGCCTTGCACAAAAAGTGTGTGAGTTGAGCCTGGCAGACTATGCTTTCAATAAATACCCTCCATCTCTGACTGCTGGTTGTGCACTGAGGCTGGCCGGTGAGTTACTGAAAAGCGAACAAGGGCTTGTTCAGCATGCAAATATCCAGTCACAGGAAGATCAGTGGGAAAGTTTTAAAGATGAACTATGCATCCAAAAAGCTGCATTCAACCACACTCTGGCCCAGGAATGCAAAGACAGCCTGAAATTGTTGGTGTCATTAAACCAGGAGGCATTGGATGTGATATAGCTAAACGTTTGCAATGTTTAGATGTTAACAAAATGCCAAATTCAACTCCTTTTGTAGGCGTTACACCCTAGGATTGATGTTTAAAAGTTGATCCTGTTGTTTATGTATATTTAAACTTCATGTATACCTCAGAAAATCAGTTGGTTGCAACCACTGAATATTTTACAACGTAGCATAattgtttcatatttatataaGTGGATTATTGTTTACCATATTACCAAAGCCACTTTTTGCTGATTATGCACTGTGTTGCTGAAACTTTCTGTAACTGTGgaaactgttttttaatgaagGAACATGAAAAATGCTGTATTGAGTTGATTCTTTTATATTGAATTAAATGATcagtcattaagtgtgtgttggtgtctgAATGGGTAATCAAATGTAGACCATGATTGAAACTTGTGATGATTGATTTTCCTGCTCAGTGCCAATGAGATACTGGCATACATACAGAGGCGCATCCAGAGGGGCAGCCAGCCCCTTAAAATCTGATTGACCTACTCAGAAATCCAAAACTATGATTAGCTATTTGCCTTCTCAGAGGCGGTACTTAAGACAAATCGACTATTTGGGCTGCATTGCTTCAGGTTGCAAGcagctttctttgtatttaaatgtagcacATATTCTATTGTTGAAAGAAAATTGCTCATCCATTTCATACGACATGTGCATATGAGAGGAATTAGCCCATCATGACTTGCAAGCAAACTGTCGCACACTGTCTAACCCTCAAAAACATAATATGCACAACATGATTAGTAGAAGCAGTAAGGGTAAATATATGCTATACATTcaatgtatgtgtgcatgcttCATTCCCTGCCCTACATGAGCCAGTTCCTCAACTGGACCATTGCAGTCCAAAAAGTCTGCACACACCCCTGCATACATAAGAGACCatgcaacacatttaaaagtttTCTTTCTGGGCAGTTTCTTTCAGATTGTGTTTGCACAGCAGAGATTTCCAATTTCTAGTCACacataaatgtatgtttttactGCAGTGTTAAGACTTCATAACATAATGAAAGCTCTGTTGGATTGTTAAAAAACAGATGAGGCAATGCTTTCAGGCTTATTTGTCGCTATTTTTACTAGTactttgtaaataaagtataaaatgtGTTCCTATTAGCATAAATCTTATAGTGAGGCCACTGAAGCACTCTTAAGAGTTAATACCATAAACACTTTTCTCACTGTTGATTTTATTGGCTTACAGCCCATTGTAGCGGTTTGCATGGAGGTCAGTTTACCCACATCGTTACTATCTGTTACATTGCTATTTGCAACTGAACTGTGCCAACACAGCCCGCTCCACTGAGAACCTTTCTCGGATAATCCATTACGCGTGGCATCTCGACCTGCTGACACGGTGTCGACCACACAGGTGCATTCAGCGTTAAGGGCCAACAAGGCTTAGGGATGTTTGTTTACTAATCGAGGCATTTGTCACCAGTGTTTACTGAGCTGTCAGCTTTAATTacccttttccttttcctcacGCTGAATGTGGCAACAAGCCTTGACCCAATTTGGGTAAATATTTTACGCACAGTTGGGAAGAAATGACACACTGGATAATATCACCGTATGAAAAAGTAATATTGACATTGAAGTGAGATATTACAATCAGTCTTGATTGTCGGGTCTGTAAAAAAAGTGCTTGATTTCATAAAGCATAATTGAATGGAAAAAGCTATCCCAGGCTCTATGCGCCTCTGGAAGACAGCAGGGAGCATTTGGCCGCAGGTGAAGGGAGGGCTGCTCTGGCGCAGAGAACACCTGCTGTAATGGCGCCGTTATTGCGCGGTACCACTTTACACTTCAGACCAGAAAACCGTTAAGTCTGCACCAATTTAATCTCCGAGGACGCTGTCACTCCCTGGAGACCAAAGAGGTGCATTTGATTGGGCCAAAACTATGAGTCCGCGGCACGGAGAGACACAAACCGGGAGAATTTCGGCTATATCAGCTCGAAATCAAATCGGGATCCTTCAGTTCTGTAGTCGGAGCTCAGCTAATGAAGATGCAAAGTGACAGGAATGTGTTTGGTGCTGTGTGCCCCAACAAAACGAGGCAACAGGGTAGAAGATCTGCAGGAAACAAAAAGGTTTGACATATTTCTACTAAAAGTATGCTCTAAATAATTACATGTCTGTAAAGTGGAGTTGAATGATTTTTCACCTGCAGGATAAAGTGCTGGTTCCTAGAAGTAGCAGCCCCCTCACTGTGTACGTTGAGCTCCCCTGCATCATTGAGCAAGGTATGAATCTGTGACATTGTCGTTGCTATCATGCGCGCAAGCATAAATACCGCACGTGCAAACAGATCAATAACAACGGTGGAATAATTCAGAGGTACTTTTCTTGTGTTGCAGCTTTTTCAACAATTGCATGGGATGATCTGGAGGATTGTGCGTCTGTGGTGAGAACAAAGAGCGATTCCCTTGGCCCTCGGGTAAGGAACATAATATCTGAAATGTCTTCACATGTTTTAATGACTCataattttacatgaaaatacaatcaTCCATGTTCAATAATTTAAATCCAGCTGAGAGGAATAATCAGGTGTGAGCAGATCTTCATCACTCCAGTTTGTTAATGTTTGACACGATGTGCTGGAATGAGACTGCTGTTTACTCATGACACGCAGGCTACCGCTAATTGGCTGGACCTCACAAGTTTTTGTCCACAAGCTGCCTCTTTGGCACAGCTCACTGTGCGCCATAAACGCATTACGCGACAGCACACTTACTGAAATGACCACCACGACATGTTCTGTCTGGAATTCACATTACCCTGCGTGGACATGCTGGGGTCCTCAGGTCCTGGGCTTTCACAACTTGTCTTTTTATGAATTAAATTTGAATGCATATATTTTGCTTTTAACTTAAACTTTTACGCACACAGGTGAACGAATCTGAAGCAGATGACCATGGTTTTGGAGATTATGCACTGGATTTTATGGCAGGTGAGGAAACCAAATCCACTTTTCACTTATGAAATATCTTCATCAGTTATTTTAGTGTCATGTCTCAGCTTCTATACTCAAAACAAACTCATTGTAGTTATCATATTTTAACAGTAGACAAATTCAGCCTAAGAGTGTTGACTGAACCCCTGGGTCTTTGTCTCCTTTGTCAGATTCTCCTGCCACACTGGAGAGCAGTTTGTCTCAGGCTGAACTGGTCCCATTTCAGGGATGTGTCATACCTCCTCTCACCCCTCAGAGGTTCTTGTGCTCAGAGGACAGTTTGGTTCACTCCTCTACAGAAGCAGGAAACCAATCTACCCAGGATGGTGTTCTCTGGAAGGACATCGCTCAGTGCCAAGAGAGAGTTTGGGGAGAGTCCATAGAGGTCAACCATCAGGTAAATCCTTACTGTGGGATTTATGACCGATATTTAGTCTTTAAGTGTGGTCTCTTTTCATCTGGGCTTGTTAAATGTTGTGCACTCACTAAGGCAGTATTAATCTGTATTGTGTTGTGATGGATTGATGCTATTTTCATGTGAGAAATTTACTTTCGAAGAGTTATCTTAAATGTTCTTTACATTAGGGCAGTAATcagaaaattaattaaataagaaaCCATGTAATCTCTTGTGGTTATGAGCCTGTTCTAAGTATGTTGATGGCTTACCTGCTGGTTTAAATACATAGCTGCCTATTTGTGCAAACTCTGCCTGTGCACTCTGGTTATAAATTGAGTCCTCCACAAATCTAAACTAGCAATCCAGTGACACAAGAATGACAGAAAAGATATTTAGACTCAGTGAGCAATGACAATGAGCTGTGCTCATCTCTTAGATCTCAGCAGTAAATTCAGTGAGGCAGTGCAGGTTGATGtggtttgatttatttgtgattGGATACTTTCAAAGTTTTTCTTAGTCTTTGCCTCAAAAGTAACGTAATCCAGCTGTAACCTATACTTGCGCACAGATTTCAGTGATGATGACGTTAAAATTTCCAAAATTCAAACTGTTCAAACTCACAACCAGAGGGACAGCAAGACTCCAACTAAGGCCTAAACTGTAAGTttcatccaagcggcaacctgtggtctaaaaatatgagtcaatgcggaagtgttaaaagctgcagttcatcgaggatccgcttgaggctggctccggaagtatcggaagtcacatacacatgaatgggaaaaagacgatctttacagcagaaataaacatgtttacagcctggtacaaaagatgagggtagtctgaatagctcatttctcgatgtgctctcactgtgaggggtgtgaatttttttctaacgtggcaatttcaaagatattgagattactagtcttccaatgagaggcacagctgcctgtgggaacactatagctgttggctaggaggctcaaagcctgcctctttacgtcacactggctcgacagaagcaatatggctgccgctgctgattggcttcaaaacagctcttcagaaacagatgggtgacgtcatggatacgatgtccatattttatacagtctatggtttcatctCAATCTGCTCCAAAATGTATGCACACTTCCTTGGGTCACCATGCTCCACCATTACACCAAGTCAAATTCCAGAAGATATTTCAGTTATCCAATTTATAATCAGACAAGCAAACAACACACAAGCAACATGTAACACTTCACTAAAAGTGGAATTTGTGGTTGTCATGAGTGAGGTGGACTGAGGGGTCATTACAACTATGCATATTCATACGGTATCTAAACACAAAGCTGAACACGTGTCCCACATGTGTTTATGTCCCTGCAGCTGAAAGAGACCCTACAGAGAAAACAGGAACAGATCGACTCACTTCAGGAGAGAAATCTTCACCTCAGACAGCTGGCCAGCCGAGCAAAGCACCTGGCCTCAGTGCTGGAAGTGAGTGAATGACTGAGACAAACATAACTGTATTCTGGATACAGTATATAAAAGGTATAAGCCTGTTTTGCCACAGATTACTTATCTTCTCCTTgatttgtttgctgttttttctcAGAAACTAATGACGGTCAGAGACCCAAATGTAAGCGAGCCAGTGATACCTCATGGTGATACAACTTCCCTGAGTCCTTCTAAGCGTCAGCGTCTGGATGAAGGATATGAAACTGAGTCCTCTGACTCAGTGGAGGACATGCTTAGAGACATCAGCACACGCTGCAATGCTGTCCTGCACGGCACTGCCAAAGGAACAAAACCCCATCAGGAGTCAGAGACTATTCGCATGTTCGGTTCATTTTCAGGCCTACAGACCTGTTTCTCCAAAGAGAGCAGCATGGCGACAGACGCAGCAGAGCCAGAAGACAGTGTCTCATCTTTCAGGACTTCAATTAGAGAACACAGCACCATCAGGACTCAGGTGTTTCCTAACGGGCGGGCCTTCACATCCACGACTCAGCAAGGAGGATACCGCTTTCGCTGGGTTCCAAACCACAGCTGAAAGTAGGGTCAATATATGAAGAACTGGATCCATCAGGGCCTCTAATTAGGGACCTTAAAGGTGCCATAAGTCTGATACAGACACGAAGGAAGTGTGGGTGGGCCCTGTGACTGTTAATGCTTAACTATAATCTATAGTGATATCTGTGAATGATTAAATGATGTCTTCCTCAGGTAGCATGTAAGCTAATCAGTCAGAGGTGGTGTGTAACAAAGGAAATAACACTGCCccagcttttcttttctttgtgttcctgTTTACATGCCTCTATAATGATCCAGCCATACAAAAGAGCATTGCCATGGTTATTTTTACACCTCGATGTGTTTCATCGTGAGAAAAATGAAAAGTCTTTGCaatgtggaaataaaaaaatatgttttataaagCTGTGTTGGTGAGATTTCTTGTATAAATTTAAGTCAAAGttaaacaaatgtaaagaaacagcTTTCACGGTGAACTTTCCTTGTTTGAGCAGTGAGACAAATGTGACCTCAAGACCTCTTAAAGAGGCCAGgacttccttttcttttgtctCCTGTCTGAGTGACTGTGTGGTCTGAAAAAGGGCAATCGGTCAGGAGGCTTTGGGGCCAACATCCTTGTTTGTATCCTTGTTTTTGACATTGAAATTGTATCTTTTTCCACATTTACTAACATATTAGTCTTAAAAGCCAGGCTGTTGGTCCCAGATCAGTAGAGCAGTTGTTCACGCCAAAACATCTGTCTCATGAACTTCTCAGAAACATTTTCTATTGGTGCATTTTTGTGCCGCAAATCATGTACCAATGATGctattttataaaaaataatctaagatgTAAGTGGATGTCGATAATTACTCAGGAAACTAGTAATTATTTAAAGCCTCTTTATGCACATGAGAATAAAGTATCAAGAAGGCTGTGATTAAAACATCTGAAGTgttccctcttttttctctttagtTGCACACCAGAAAGCACAGTTATTATATCGAGCTTCCATGTCAAGAGTTGACTGATCTACCACTTTAACTTTCTTTTAAtgtatcagtattattttactttacttcttTCTATAGCTCTCctgcatttcaatcaggagagacaagttAATAATTGaattaatctattattttaCAAAGATTGTGTGATGTATTGTAAGAGTCTCTTTGGCACTTGAACTATACAGGAAGACAGGGTGATCAAGGGGTGTCTGCAATGAGTGGCAGCTAAATCCATCCCCTTTGGAGTTCAGACACCAGCAGTGGAGGTGTTGGCTGATGTCATCTGAAGCTGATAATCCTGAGATAGTGGAGCTGATCAAAACTGCAAAGACTGACCTGTGATAGGGAGATGGAGGGTTGCATGCAACAAATGAATGAACGAAGTGAAGGAAGAGagttatattttaaaaagacagcagcaaATTGACAAGCTAACAATGAGGGTGTGTTGCGGTGCTATGGGATACATATGGCCAggtgatgagaacagctgatgacTACAGGATATAAGAGTGAGCATGGGTGGAGGAGTGAGTGCAATGGATAAAGTGGAATGAACTCTGAAATAGCATGTATATATATGGTCTTCCTTACTGAACTTTTGCAAGAGCTTTATCCAAAtaaacttagaaaaaaaaaacagtgtcatGCCTTTTCCTTCTAATACCATTTAATAATGCCAAATATTCCTTAAATGTACCCACATTTGAACACTTGTGAGAACTGTTGTATAATTTATAAgaataaatgactttaaaaagttattaaatcagta from Notolabrus celidotus isolate fNotCel1 chromosome 9, fNotCel1.pri, whole genome shotgun sequence includes these protein-coding regions:
- the LOC117819102 gene encoding cyclin-O protein A yields the protein MVSFEDGECGSGTVYKRRRTTPTEAVTPVRQRPTVRYRKQKLKSKMSDSGFEEDLGSSLTSSPLRIDVSPLRSDDPPVGELSTWYLQYGDIGYKIQREREEPCKSLARQPQLSAEARCKLVSWLIPVHKHFRLSFECCCLAVNIMDRFLVSTPVAADCFQLLGVTALLLASKQVEVGSPRISHLLSFCCDAFTKEQLCNLECLILLRLNFRLSAPTLAFFLDYYTNCIKAAQLSCAAGDRFEKMTPDTKKPGLCSSLAQKVCELSLADYAFNKYPPSLTAGCALRLAGELLKSEQGLVQHANIQSQEDQWESFKDELCIQKAAFNHTLAQECKDSLKLLVSLNQEALDVI
- the LOC117819101 gene encoding multicilin; its protein translation is MKMQSDRNVFGAVCPNKTRQQGRRSAGNKKDKVLVPRSSSPLTVYVELPCIIEQAFSTIAWDDLEDCASVVRTKSDSLGPRVNESEADDHGFGDYALDFMADSPATLESSLSQAELVPFQGCVIPPLTPQRFLCSEDSLVHSSTEAGNQSTQDGVLWKDIAQCQERVWGESIEVNHQLKETLQRKQEQIDSLQERNLHLRQLASRAKHLASVLEKLMTVRDPNVSEPVIPHGDTTSLSPSKRQRLDEGYETESSDSVEDMLRDISTRCNAVLHGTAKGTKPHQESETIRMFGSFSGLQTCFSKESSMATDAAEPEDSVSSFRTSIREHSTIRTQVFPNGRAFTSTTQQGGYRFRWVPNHS